One genomic window of Podarcis muralis chromosome 9, rPodMur119.hap1.1, whole genome shotgun sequence includes the following:
- the DCTN1 gene encoding dynactin subunit 1 isoform X8, protein MSVEVSGKPLKVGSRVEVIGKGYRGTVAYVGATLFATGKWVGVILDEAKGKNDGMVQGRKYFTCEENHGIFVRQSQIQVFDDGAETTSPETPESSASKVPKRDSSEGPKASKLRGVKPKKQAATARKTTTRRPKPTRTASSAASSGTTGLSGSASASAGEMSSSEPSTPAQTPLAAPVVPTPSLTSPVAPPSILSPTKEEENLRSQVRDLEEKLETLKMKRNEDKAKLKELEKYKIQLEQVQEWKSKMQEQQAELQKRLKEAKKEAKEALEAKERYMEEMADTADAIEMATLDKEMAEERAESLQQEVDSLKEKVEYLTMDLEILKHEIEEKGSDGAASSYHVKQLEEQNGRLKEALVRMRDLSASEKQEHVKLQKHMEKKNTELETLRQQKEKLQEELKQAERTIDELKEQVDAALGAEEMVETLTERNLDLEEKVRELRETVSDLEAINEMNDELQENARETELELREQLDMATARVREAEKRVEAAQETVADYQQTIKKYRELTAHLQDVNRELMNQQEASVERQQQPPPEMFDFKIKFAETKAHAKAIEMELRQMEVHQANRHVSLLTSFMPDSFLRHGGDHDCVLVLLLIPRLICKAELISKQAQEKFELNENCAERAGLRGAPGEQLSFAAGLVYSLSLLQATLHKYEQALNKCSVEIYKKVGTLYPEMSVHERSLDFLIELLHKDQLDETVNVEPLTKAIKYYQHLYSIHLADQAEECTMQLADHIKFTQSALDCMSVEVGRLRSFLQTGQEVSDFAILLKDLETSCSDIRQFCKKIRRRMPGTDAPGIPAALGFGQQVADTLLDCRKHLTWVVAVLQEVAAAGAQMIAPLTENEGLQAVKLEDLAFKASEQIYGTQGINPHECLRQSCNILIATMNKMATAMQEGEYDADKPQAKSPPPVDLRAAALRAEITDAEGLGLKLEDRETVIKELKKSLKIKGEELSEANVRLSLLEKKLDSSSKDADDRVEKIQTKLDETQALLKKKEKEFEETMDALQADIDQLESEKQELKQRLSNQSKRTIEGLRGVGPSGVASVISGITGEEQQRGVGAGQVMMAGSGPVQVKDSPLLLQQIDAMQLSIKHLKNENNRLKGAQMRRELASLTPLRVPKLSLAKDRQGEEVVSSSLYRKTSQLLETLHQMSANTKVVDITRQRTATSPAAQLLEQMTRLKSLSETIDKLKDEVLKETVLQQPGANVLTDFGTFPSAPFLKAKEEQKDDTVYIGKVTFPCQPGHGQVHKLVLTPEQLHKLHARLIS, encoded by the exons ACCACCACCAGGAGGCCCAAG CCCACCCGGACGGCCAGCTCAGCAGCCTCCAGCGGCACAACGGGGCTCTCGGGCTCAGCTTCTGCCTCGGCCGGCGAGATGAGCAGCAGTGAGCCAAGCACTCCTGCGCAGACGCCTCTGGCTGCTCCCGTGGTTCCCACGCCGTCACTGACTTCTCCCGTGGCTCCGCCATCAATCCTGTCACCCACCAAG gaggaggagaacctgcGCAGCCAGGTGCGAgacctggaggagaagctggagacCCTCAAGATGAAGCGGAACGAGGACAAGGCCAAGCTGAAGGAGCTGGAGAAGTACAAGATCCAGCTGGAGCAGGTCCAGGAGTGGAAGAGCAAAATGCAAGAGCAGCAGGCAGAGCTCCAGAAGCGCCTGAAGGAGGCCAAAAAG gaAGCCAAAGAGGCCTTGGAGGCCAAAGAGCGCTACATGGAGGAGATGGCTGACACGGCTGACGCCATCGAGATGGCCACTCTGGACAAGGAGATGGCAGAGGAGCGGGCAGAGTCCCTGCAGCAGGAGGTGGACTCCCTGAAGGAGAAGGTGGAGTACCTCACTATGGACCTGGAGATCCTGAAGCACGAGATTGAGGAGAAGG GATCTGACGGCGCTGCCTCCAGTTACCACGTCAAGCAGCTGGAAGAGCAGAATGGCCGGCTGAAGGAGGCGCTGGTGCG GATGCGGGACCTGTCTGCCTCCGAGAAGCAGGAGCACGTCAAGCTCCAGAAGCACATGGAGAAGAAGAACACGGAGCTGGAGACGCTGCGGCAACAGAAGGAGAAGCTTCAGGAGGAGCTGAAGCAGGCGGAGAGGACCATCGACGAGCTGAAGGAGCAG GTGGATGCTGCTCTGGGGGCTGAGGAGATGGTGGAGACGCTGACCGAGAGGAACCTGGACCTGGAGGAGAAGGTCCGGGAGCTTCGCGAGACAGTTTCAGACCTG GAAGCCATAAACGAGATGAACGATGAGCTTCAGGAGAACGCCAGGGAGACAGAGCTGGAGCTGCGAGAGCAGCTGGACATGGCAACTGCCCGGGTGCGAGAGGCGGAGAAGCGCGTGGAGGCGGCTCAGGAGACGGTGGCCGACTACCAGCAGACCATCAAGAAGTATCGGGAGCTGACTGCGCACTTGCAG GATGTTAACCGGGAGCTGATGAACCAGCAAGAGGCCTCTgtggagaggcagcagcagcctccgCCTGAAATGTTTGACTTCAAGATTAAATTTGCGGAGACCAAAGCTCACGCCAAG GCCATCGAGATGGAGCTGCGCCAGATGGAGGTTCACCAGGCCAACCGCCACGTCTCCCTCCTCACCTCCTTCATGCCGGACAGCTTCCTGCGTCATGGCGGGGACCACGACTGCGTCCTGGTGCTGCTGCTCATCCCACGGCTCATCTGCAAG GCCGAGCTGATCAGCAAGCAGGCCCAGGAGAAGTTTGAGCTGAACGAGAACTGTGCCGAGCGCGCTGGCCTCCGGGGGGCGCCAGGGGAGCAGCTGAGCTTTGCTGCCGGGCTGGTgtattccctcagcctcctgCAAGCCACTCTGCACAAATATGAGCA GGCCTTGAACAAGTGCAGCGTGGAGATCTACAAGAAAGTGGGGACCCTGTACCCCGAGATGAGCGTCCACGAGAGGTCCCTGGACTTCCTGATTGAGCTGCTGCACAAGGACCAGCTGGATGAGACCGTCAATGTCGAGCCCTTGACCAAAGCCATCAAGTACTATCAG CACCTGTACAGCATCCATCTGGCTGACCAGGCGGAGGAATGCACTATGCAGCTGGCTGACCACATCAAG TTCACCCAGAGTGCCTTGGACTGCATGAGTGTGGAGGTGGGCAGGCTGCGGTCCTTCCTGCAG ACCGGGCAGGAGGTGTCCGATTTTGCCATCCTCCTGAAGGACCTGGAGACCTCCTGCAGCGACATCCGGCAGTTCTGCAAGAAGATCCGGCGCCGCATGCCTGGCACCGACGCCCCCGGCATCCCTGCAGCGCTCGGCTTTGGGCAGCAG GTCGCAGACACGCTGCTGGATTGCCGCAAGCACCTGACGTGGGTGGTGGCTGTGCTGCAGGAGGTGGCGGCTGCAGGGGCTCAGATGATTGCCCCTCTGACGGAGAACGAGGGTCTCCAGGCCGTGAAGCTGGAAGACCTGGCCTTCAAGGCCAGCGAGCAG ATCTACGGCACGCAAGGCATCAACCCCCACGAGTGCCTGCGGCAGTCCTGCAACATCCTGATTGCCACCATGAACAAGATGGCCACGGCCATGCAGGAGGGCGAGTACGATGCAGACAAGCCTCAGGCCAAG TCTCCTCCTCCGGTGGATCTGCGGGCAGCCGCCTTGCGGGCAGAGATCACGGATGCTGAGGGTCTGGGGCTGAAGCTGGAGGACCGAGAGACAGTCATCAAGGAGCTGAAGAAGTCCCTCAAAATCAAG GGTGAGGAGCTGAGCGAAGCCAACGTCCGCCTGAGCCTCCTGGAGAAGAAACTGGACAGCTCCTCCAAGGACGCGGATGACCGGGTGGAGAAGATCCAGACCAAGCTGGACGAGACCCAGGCTCTgctgaagaagaaggagaa GGAGTTTGAGGAGACGATGGACGCCCTGCAAGCAGACATTGACCAGCTGGAGTCCGAGAAGCAGGAGCTGAAGCAGCGGCTCAGCAACCAGTCCAAGCGCACCATTGAGGGCCTCCGTGGGGTCGGTCCCTCGGGAGTGGCTTCCGTCATCTCTGGCATCACCGGAG AGGAACAGCAGAGAG GTGTGGGTGCTGGCCAGGTGATGATGGCCGGCTCAGGCCCTGTGCAGGTCAAggactcccctctcctcctccagcagatCGATGCTATGCAGCTGTCCATCAAGCATCTCAAGAACGAGAACAACCGCCTCaag ggagcCCAGATGAGGCGGGAGCTGGCCTCGCTGACCCCGCTGCGGGTGCCCAAGCTGTCTCTCGCCAAGGATAGGCAAGGGGAGGAGGTGGTCTCCAGCTCCCTCTACCGCAAGACCAGCCAGCTGCTGGAGACCCTTCACCAGATGAGCGCCAACACCAAGGTGGTGGACATCACGCGGCAGAGGACAG CCACCAGCCCAGCAGCCCAGCTCCTGGAGCAAATGACCCGCCTGAAGTCACTGAGCGAAACCATCGACAAACTGAAG GATGAAGTCCTGAAGGAGACTGTCctccagcagcctggagccaacGTCCTGACCGACTTTGGCACCTTCCCCTCAGCCCCCTTCCTCAAG GCCAAAGAGGAGCAGAAGGACGACACCGTCTACATTGGCAAAGTGACCTTCCCCTGCCAGCCGGGCCACGGCCAGGTCCACAAACTGGTCCTGACGCCTGAGCAGCTGCACAAGCTCCACGCCCGCCTCATCTCCTAa